A single genomic interval of Celeribacter indicus harbors:
- a CDS encoding ParB/RepB/Spo0J family partition protein: protein MTTKTQTPTVPEHGETVFIPLNKLKKHPQNARKTPHGEASIEAKAASIAAKGILQNLVVEPELDAEGEPTGCYLVSVGEGRRLAQLLRAKRKEIKRTEPVRCVIDTANDPAEISLDENVTREDLHPADQFERFRELAETRGWGAEEIAARFGVTAHVVKQRLRLGAVSPKLMQIYRDGDLTLDQLMAFAITEDHARQEQVYENLSYNREPWIIRRDLTASNVAATDRRAILVGMEAYTEAGGTIIRDLFTEDRGGFYEDAALLDRLALDKLEGIAAQVQEAEGWKWVSAHIDWPHAHGLRRTYPQPVELSEADETAYDAAQEKLERLSAEWEDADVDLPPEVDQRFAELEAEIERIDAKRYAYEADEIARGGVFVVLNHDGEARIERGFIRPEDEAPEPEDPETEDGSTVIDGVRVNADGEVMDGDGLPASGHEPEDEDAEEDGKPLSDSLIRDLTAHRTLALRLALGEQPDMALIAVTHALAAQTFYRGGGDAHCLEIRPTSGYLASHADGIEDTAAAKALEDRHAGWAADMPRDVAELWGFIAGLDHASVMALFAHCASLTVNAVKQPWEAHKRHALATADKLATAVALDMTAHWTPTVRAYLGRVIKAQILAAVRDALGGADRGQEEAGHGGSRRAASRRNRLAAARATHRTARMAGRRAAGSFRHG from the coding sequence ATGACGACGAAGACACAGACCCCAACCGTTCCCGAACATGGCGAAACGGTTTTCATCCCGCTCAACAAGCTCAAGAAGCACCCGCAGAACGCCCGGAAGACCCCGCACGGCGAGGCGTCCATCGAGGCGAAGGCGGCGAGCATCGCCGCCAAGGGCATCCTGCAAAATCTGGTAGTGGAGCCGGAACTTGACGCGGAAGGCGAGCCGACCGGCTGCTATCTGGTGAGCGTCGGAGAAGGCCGCAGGCTGGCGCAGTTGCTGCGCGCCAAGCGCAAGGAGATCAAGCGGACCGAGCCGGTCCGCTGCGTCATCGACACGGCGAACGATCCCGCCGAGATCAGCCTTGACGAGAACGTGACCCGCGAAGACCTGCACCCCGCCGACCAGTTCGAGCGCTTCCGCGAGCTTGCCGAAACGCGCGGATGGGGCGCTGAGGAAATCGCCGCCCGCTTCGGCGTCACCGCGCACGTGGTGAAACAGCGGCTTCGGCTCGGCGCGGTTAGCCCGAAGCTGATGCAGATTTACCGTGATGGTGATCTGACCTTGGATCAGTTGATGGCCTTCGCCATCACCGAGGACCATGCCCGGCAGGAACAGGTTTACGAAAACCTGTCCTACAACCGCGAGCCGTGGATTATCCGCCGCGACCTGACCGCCAGCAACGTAGCGGCAACCGACCGGCGCGCAATCCTTGTCGGGATGGAAGCCTATACGGAGGCAGGCGGCACCATCATCCGCGATTTGTTCACGGAGGATCGCGGTGGCTTCTATGAAGATGCCGCGTTGCTCGACCGGCTGGCCCTCGACAAGCTGGAAGGCATCGCGGCGCAGGTGCAGGAGGCCGAGGGATGGAAATGGGTTTCGGCCCATATCGACTGGCCCCATGCCCATGGCCTGCGCCGCACCTATCCGCAGCCGGTGGAGCTTTCGGAGGCAGACGAAACCGCCTACGACGCCGCGCAAGAGAAACTTGAACGCCTCTCGGCGGAATGGGAGGACGCGGACGTGGACCTGCCGCCGGAAGTGGATCAGCGCTTTGCGGAGCTTGAAGCCGAGATCGAGCGCATCGACGCCAAGCGTTATGCCTATGAGGCCGACGAGATCGCGCGCGGTGGCGTGTTCGTGGTTCTGAACCATGACGGGGAAGCCCGGATCGAGCGCGGGTTCATCCGCCCCGAGGACGAAGCCCCGGAGCCGGAGGACCCCGAAACGGAGGACGGCAGCACCGTTATCGACGGGGTGCGCGTCAATGCCGATGGCGAAGTCATGGACGGCGATGGTCTTCCAGCTTCCGGCCATGAGCCGGAGGACGAGGACGCGGAAGAAGACGGCAAGCCGCTGTCGGACTCGCTCATCCGCGACCTGACCGCGCATCGCACCCTTGCCCTGCGTCTCGCCCTTGGCGAGCAGCCGGACATGGCCCTGATCGCCGTCACCCATGCGCTTGCCGCGCAGACCTTCTATCGTGGCGGCGGGGACGCCCATTGCCTCGAAATCCGCCCGACGAGCGGCTATCTCGCCAGTCACGCGGACGGGATCGAGGACACGGCGGCGGCGAAGGCGTTGGAAGATCGCCATGCCGGATGGGCGGCGGACATGCCGCGCGACGTGGCGGAGCTTTGGGGCTTCATCGCCGGACTGGATCATGCCAGCGTCATGGCCCTGTTCGCCCATTGCGCTTCGCTGACCGTCAATGCCGTCAAGCAGCCGTGGGAGGCCCACAAGCGCCATGCCCTTGCCACCGCCGACAAGCTGGCGACGGCGGTGGCGCTCGACATGACGGCGCACTGGACGCCCACGGTTCGCGCCTATCTAGGGCGCGTCATCAAGGCGCAAATCCTCGCCGCCGTGCGCGATGCCCTTGGCGGTGCAGATCGCGGACAGGAAGAAGCCGGACATGGCGGAAGCCGCCGAGCAGCTTCTCGCCGGAACCGGCTGGCTGCCGCCCGTGCTACGCACCGAACGGCCCGCATGGCTGGCCGAAGAGCAGCCGGAAGCTTTCGCCATGGCTGA
- a CDS encoding DUF3883 domain-containing protein, giving the protein MSNGAWTDQENDLIVADYFAMLADDVCGRPYNKVEHRRGLLPLLNDRSEGSVEFKHQNISAVLKGLGEDWIPGYKPAFNFQMTLVDAVARWLALNPAWLGRHSGTRVTTGLAEARPIWIGPPPTLSNQPPPQELEQMLHIARKFDVAARDERNRGLGRAGEERVLAHERASLKSAGRDDLARKVRWVSEEDGDGAGYDIASFAPDGRPRLIEVKTTNGWERTPFHISRNELAVAEERRSEWSLFRLWNFAREPKAFELHPPLDAHVSLTATSFQASFH; this is encoded by the coding sequence ATGTCAAACGGGGCCTGGACAGATCAAGAGAACGACCTGATCGTCGCGGATTACTTCGCGATGCTGGCCGACGACGTCTGTGGTCGCCCCTACAACAAGGTCGAGCACCGGCGCGGGCTTCTGCCGCTGTTGAATGATCGGTCCGAGGGATCGGTCGAGTTCAAGCACCAGAACATCAGCGCCGTGCTGAAGGGGCTGGGTGAGGACTGGATCCCGGGCTATAAGCCCGCCTTCAATTTCCAGATGACGCTGGTGGATGCCGTGGCGCGTTGGCTGGCGCTGAACCCGGCATGGCTCGGCCGCCATTCAGGTACCAGAGTGACGACCGGCCTCGCGGAGGCGCGGCCGATCTGGATCGGGCCGCCGCCCACGTTGTCGAACCAGCCGCCCCCGCAGGAGCTGGAGCAGATGCTGCACATCGCCCGCAAATTCGATGTCGCGGCGAGAGACGAGCGAAACCGCGGCCTTGGCCGTGCCGGTGAGGAGCGCGTCCTGGCGCACGAACGAGCCTCCCTGAAATCAGCGGGCCGCGACGATCTTGCGCGCAAGGTCCGGTGGGTGTCGGAGGAGGATGGCGATGGTGCCGGCTACGATATCGCCAGCTTCGCGCCGGATGGCCGTCCGCGCCTGATTGAGGTGAAGACGACGAATGGCTGGGAGCGTACGCCTTTTCATATCAGCCGCAACGAGCTGGCCGTGGCCGAGGAGCGGCGCTCGGAATGGTCCCTGTTCCGCCTGTGGAACTTCGCCCGCGAGCCGAAGGCGTTCGAGCTGCACCCGCCGCTGGACGCGCATGTCTCGCTGACCGCGACGTCCTTTCAGGCGAGCTTTCACTGA
- a CDS encoding restriction endonuclease subunit S, with the protein MASLPQHWATVPIGDICELINGRAFKPSEWSETGLPIVRIQNLNKATAAFNYFDGSIEDRHSVNNGDLLFAWSGTPGTSFGAHLWDGGPAVLNQHIFRMDFDRNLIDPIFFKHAINETLDELIGQAHGGVGLKHVTKGTFQKTRVSLPPTNEQRRIAAAIEASQEKALIARTSIRDALAASDEYKEAVLRRAFEENPRHGGRSPDYMQLIDLVDEGPTNGWSPKTGPDAAGPLALRLTATTSGYLRLDEAAVKRVYERPTDDSRYWLKPGDLLVQRANALEHLGAAAIFDGPELTYIYPDLMMRLRVTDPAQRRYLWRYLNGATARRYIREHATGTAGNMPKISGKVLRRLPIPIPPARDFQRVADFIDREFALIDALRQTVNEALEALEHLEKAILAKAFRGELARPSPNDEPADILLERIKQAQNSKTSPRHRRALAPETTTRMTKRGPLMAEKRRADVAPDYLKLTLVDMGGAASAKELWRKSEMVIDEFYKQLRSEMGRGDVAIGRTEDELVAQDAA; encoded by the coding sequence ATGGCGTCGCTACCACAACATTGGGCAACCGTGCCAATCGGCGACATTTGCGAACTCATAAATGGGCGCGCCTTCAAGCCGTCGGAATGGTCCGAGACGGGGCTACCCATCGTACGAATTCAGAATCTCAATAAGGCCACTGCGGCTTTCAATTATTTCGACGGATCTATTGAAGACCGGCACTCTGTCAACAATGGCGACCTCTTGTTTGCATGGTCGGGAACCCCAGGGACGTCGTTCGGAGCCCACTTGTGGGACGGCGGTCCCGCCGTGTTGAATCAGCATATCTTTCGGATGGACTTCGATCGAAATCTCATCGACCCTATATTTTTCAAGCATGCAATCAACGAAACGTTGGACGAGCTTATCGGCCAAGCTCATGGCGGTGTTGGTCTCAAGCACGTCACGAAAGGTACTTTTCAGAAGACGAGGGTCAGCCTTCCCCCTACGAATGAACAGCGTCGAATTGCAGCAGCGATTGAGGCCTCCCAAGAGAAGGCCCTGATAGCTCGGACCAGCATTCGGGACGCGCTCGCGGCGAGTGATGAATACAAGGAGGCTGTTCTCAGAAGGGCGTTCGAGGAAAACCCCCGCCACGGCGGACGAAGTCCGGATTACATGCAATTGATCGACCTCGTGGACGAAGGCCCTACGAACGGCTGGTCTCCTAAAACCGGCCCTGACGCCGCTGGACCTCTAGCTCTGCGACTTACCGCGACGACATCGGGATATCTCAGGCTCGACGAGGCCGCAGTGAAGCGCGTTTATGAGCGACCCACCGACGACTCGCGATATTGGTTGAAACCCGGTGATCTTTTGGTTCAGCGTGCAAATGCCCTTGAGCATCTGGGTGCCGCTGCGATTTTTGACGGCCCAGAACTGACCTATATCTACCCAGATCTCATGATGCGTTTGCGGGTAACCGACCCGGCTCAGCGCCGATATCTTTGGCGCTACCTCAACGGCGCTACCGCGCGTCGCTATATCCGTGAACACGCCACCGGCACTGCCGGAAACATGCCCAAGATAAGCGGCAAAGTTCTTCGCAGATTGCCTATCCCAATCCCCCCAGCTCGGGATTTTCAAAGAGTTGCAGACTTCATCGACCGAGAATTTGCTTTGATCGACGCTCTGCGACAGACGGTGAACGAGGCCCTTGAGGCATTGGAACATCTTGAAAAGGCTATTCTGGCTAAAGCATTTCGTGGCGAACTCGCGCGACCCTCACCGAACGACGAGCCTGCGGACATTCTGCTTGAGCGGATTAAACAAGCTCAAAACTCCAAGACTTCACCGCGCCATCGGCGTGCCTTAGCGCCGGAGACCACAACGCGCATGACCAAAAGAGGACCTCTTATGGCTGAGAAAAGGAGAGCAGACGTCGCACCCGACTATCTCAAACTTACCCTTGTGGACATGGGGGGCGCGGCTTCAGCGAAGGAGCTTTGGCGCAAAAGCGAAATGGTGATCGACGAGTTCTATAAGCAGTTGCGTTCTGAGATGGGGCGGGGAGACGTAGCTATCGGGCGCACCGAAGACGAATTGGTAGCCCAAGATGCGGCTTGA
- a CDS encoding XRE family transcriptional regulator: protein MTESTAEAWNQELKQEVEGLRELRQIAGKAQADIATALNIKQPSVSKIESQADMHLSTLRSYVEAIGGKLELTVKLPARPLLRLQSLGDRADDRGVGNPAPARRGRPASSAVIR, encoded by the coding sequence GTGACGGAGAGCACAGCTGAAGCGTGGAACCAGGAATTGAAGCAGGAAGTCGAAGGCCTTCGGGAATTACGCCAGATCGCTGGGAAGGCTCAGGCTGACATTGCGACTGCGCTCAACATCAAACAACCTTCGGTTTCGAAGATCGAGAGCCAGGCCGACATGCATTTGTCGACGCTGCGAAGCTACGTCGAAGCGATTGGTGGAAAGCTCGAACTCACTGTGAAGTTGCCGGCCCGCCCGCTGCTCCGGCTTCAGAGCCTTGGCGACCGCGCAGATGATCGTGGTGTAGGAAACCCCGCCCCGGCGCGGCGCGGAAGACCTGCATCCTCGGCAGTAATTCGATAA
- a CDS encoding FitA-like ribbon-helix-helix domain-containing protein: MPAVTIRNLSDETHRALKLRAAHHGRSTEAEMRDILESAVRPAERLRLGSALSALSRKAGLTNADFEALEQARDKTPATPMSFE, encoded by the coding sequence ATGCCCGCCGTCACCATTCGCAACCTCTCCGACGAGACCCATCGCGCCCTCAAGTTGCGCGCGGCCCATCACGGCCGCAGCACCGAGGCCGAAATGCGCGACATTCTGGAATCGGCGGTGCGTCCCGCCGAGCGCCTGCGCCTCGGCTCCGCCCTGTCGGCGTTGAGCCGCAAGGCCGGGCTGACCAATGCCGATTTTGAGGCGTTGGAACAGGCCCGCGACAAGACGCCCGCCACGCCGATGAGCTTTGAATGA
- a CDS encoding N-6 DNA methylase, with protein sequence MLHDDIVQKIWNLCHVLRGDGISYHEYISELTYLLFLKIAAENDTEKLIPDGYRWDDIVNFTGGDLLTHYRDVLTFLGGHAEDDRVRKIYAFPTTVFSHSENLRAVIDGIDKLDWRSISTDMMGDIYEGLIAKNSQDARSGAGQYFTPRALIDSIVRLVQPKSGELIQDPAAGSGGFLVSANNFVLEQTKPNARKQQAPRFEGMEIEKGTYRICLMNAFLHGLDLRLIMGDALTDDSAELTAPDVILANPPFGARAGGARRQRSDIPFPTANKQLAFLQHIYLALKPGGRAAVVLPDNVLFEDGVGRKVRQDILDKCNLHTIVRLPTGIFYAQGVMTNVLFFSRGEKTRGNTEETWIYDMRAGMPSFSKKQPLAPSHFTEFEACFGPDPLGTSTRKDLGAQGRFRRFTRKQIAARDDNLDIAWLHTDQENPDTAAEPEELAARISQLLRVAIEQVDLLNDELFPDGSEV encoded by the coding sequence TTGCTGCACGACGATATTGTTCAGAAGATTTGGAACTTGTGTCACGTCCTGAGGGGGGATGGCATTAGTTACCATGAGTATATCTCTGAGCTAACGTACCTTCTATTTCTAAAGATTGCCGCTGAAAACGATACTGAAAAACTCATTCCAGACGGATACCGCTGGGATGATATCGTGAACTTCACCGGGGGTGACCTTCTTACCCATTATAGAGATGTCCTGACATTTCTCGGTGGACACGCTGAGGACGATCGCGTCCGAAAAATCTATGCGTTTCCGACCACTGTGTTTTCGCATAGTGAGAACCTTCGGGCCGTCATTGACGGGATAGATAAGCTCGACTGGCGGTCAATCTCGACCGACATGATGGGCGATATCTACGAAGGTCTGATCGCAAAGAATTCCCAAGATGCACGATCTGGAGCCGGGCAGTATTTCACTCCCCGAGCGCTTATCGATTCTATTGTTCGCCTTGTTCAACCTAAGAGCGGGGAGCTGATTCAAGATCCTGCGGCGGGAAGCGGCGGATTTCTTGTATCTGCTAACAACTTCGTCCTTGAACAAACCAAGCCAAATGCCCGTAAACAACAAGCGCCTCGTTTTGAGGGAATGGAGATCGAGAAGGGCACATACCGAATTTGCCTGATGAATGCATTTTTACATGGCCTAGATCTGCGGCTGATTATGGGCGATGCATTGACCGACGACTCTGCGGAATTGACAGCGCCAGACGTCATTCTAGCTAACCCACCCTTTGGTGCCCGCGCTGGCGGCGCTCGGCGACAGCGCAGCGACATTCCATTTCCCACTGCTAACAAGCAACTCGCATTTCTACAGCACATCTACCTTGCCCTCAAACCGGGGGGGCGGGCGGCCGTTGTCTTGCCAGACAACGTGCTCTTCGAAGACGGCGTCGGGAGAAAAGTCCGCCAAGACATACTCGACAAGTGCAACCTGCACACGATCGTTCGTCTTCCAACCGGGATCTTCTATGCCCAAGGCGTAATGACAAACGTGCTGTTCTTTTCGCGGGGAGAAAAAACTCGCGGGAATACCGAAGAAACATGGATTTACGACATGCGCGCCGGCATGCCGTCATTTAGCAAGAAGCAGCCGCTCGCACCGTCGCATTTCACAGAGTTCGAGGCATGTTTTGGTCCAGACCCTCTCGGGACAAGTACGCGCAAGGATCTCGGCGCACAAGGGCGGTTCCGGCGCTTCACGCGTAAGCAGATAGCCGCCCGTGACGACAACTTGGATATCGCTTGGCTACACACCGATCAGGAAAACCCTGATACGGCAGCCGAACCCGAGGAGCTTGCCGCCCGAATCTCACAGCTACTCCGTGTCGCCATTGAGCAGGTTGACCTCCTGAATGACGAGCTATTTCCTGATGGAAGTGAAGTTTGA
- a CDS encoding AAA family ATPase: MRLDWLKIGQFKNLIDIEINFDEGELSTVIVGENGTGKSNVIEALVTIFRDLDLGEQTSFAYALAYNCHGHRIEIDNSTDGSAFSVTVDGKPKTRSAFKAKKSTYLPANVFGYYSGSSRRLELLFDKHQLRYYKRVISPRSTAADIQNLDLRRLFYCRPSYGQLALLSYFAFGSDSAKTFLKKHMGITEFDSALLVLRKPRWADSRSSVARAKASDQTFWNSSGLVRTLLDKLWAQALAPIADRAREQDDYRAKPSNEEQIYIFLKDLETLNDVARSFEDERTFFALLETLDISDLIREVRIWVNKEDVLGEIPFHEISDGEKQLLSVLGLMRFTSQDESLFLLDEPDTHLNPNWKWDYLHLVKDVAQRGESHIILTTHDPLTIGSLKASQVQVMARSKSGGVIVSPPEVDPRGLGFTSILTQIFGLPTTLDPDTQQELDERNKLLRLDQRTTPQEHRLLELSERLRRLGFVLEDREPEYEQFLRALEELKQEGRAALSPETIAQRNQVAKRILAEIMASKGQRT, encoded by the coding sequence ATGCGGCTTGATTGGCTGAAGATTGGTCAATTTAAGAACCTCATTGACATCGAAATAAACTTCGATGAAGGCGAGCTATCGACCGTCATCGTTGGAGAAAACGGCACCGGTAAGTCGAACGTAATAGAGGCATTGGTTACTATATTTCGTGACTTGGACCTTGGAGAGCAGACATCATTCGCATACGCTTTAGCATATAACTGCCACGGGCACCGGATTGAGATCGATAACTCGACCGATGGAAGTGCGTTTTCTGTTACGGTTGACGGGAAACCAAAAACTCGATCTGCTTTTAAGGCGAAGAAGTCAACTTACCTTCCCGCGAATGTCTTCGGCTATTATTCTGGATCGAGCAGGCGTTTGGAATTGCTATTTGATAAACATCAACTCCGCTACTACAAAAGGGTAATCTCTCCTAGATCTACAGCTGCAGACATCCAAAATCTGGATCTTCGTAGGCTATTTTACTGTCGACCATCATACGGGCAGTTGGCATTGCTGAGTTATTTCGCCTTTGGATCCGACTCGGCGAAAACATTCTTGAAAAAGCATATGGGCATCACGGAATTCGACAGTGCCCTCCTTGTTCTCCGTAAGCCTCGTTGGGCTGATAGTCGTTCGTCAGTTGCCCGCGCAAAGGCGAGCGATCAAACTTTTTGGAATTCATCTGGTCTGGTTCGAACACTCCTTGATAAGCTTTGGGCCCAAGCACTAGCGCCGATAGCTGATCGCGCTCGGGAGCAAGACGACTACAGGGCAAAGCCGAGTAACGAAGAACAGATATATATCTTTCTGAAAGACCTAGAAACGCTCAACGACGTAGCCCGGTCGTTCGAGGACGAGAGGACATTCTTCGCACTTCTTGAGACCTTGGATATCTCCGATTTGATCCGCGAGGTGCGCATTTGGGTTAATAAGGAGGATGTTCTAGGGGAAATTCCCTTTCATGAGATCAGCGACGGCGAGAAGCAGCTTCTAAGCGTTCTTGGACTTATGCGCTTTACGAGCCAAGACGAAAGTCTGTTTCTACTCGATGAACCGGACACACATCTTAACCCAAATTGGAAATGGGATTATCTTCATCTAGTAAAAGATGTGGCGCAGCGCGGCGAGAGTCACATTATTCTGACGACTCACGATCCTTTGACGATTGGTAGCCTGAAAGCGTCCCAAGTCCAAGTGATGGCACGTTCCAAGTCCGGCGGCGTTATTGTGTCCCCGCCAGAAGTTGATCCCCGGGGGCTCGGCTTTACCAGTATTCTGACTCAGATATTTGGCCTTCCGACCACGTTGGATCCGGATACTCAGCAAGAACTCGATGAGCGGAACAAGCTTCTTCGCTTGGATCAACGTACCACTCCCCAAGAACATCGGCTGCTGGAACTGAGCGAACGGCTTAGAAGATTAGGGTTTGTTTTGGAAGATCGGGAGCCGGAATATGAACAGTTTTTGCGGGCTCTAGAGGAGTTGAAGCAAGAAGGCCGTGCAGCACTGTCACCGGAAACGATCGCGCAACGTAATCAGGTCGCAAAGAGGATCCTGGCTGAGATCATGGCCTCAAAGGGCCAGCGTACATGA
- a CDS encoding type II toxin-antitoxin system VapC family toxin yields MIVLDTNVVSEAMKPEPDPAVRDWLDEQAAETLYISSVTVAELLFGIGALPNGRRKQKLAATLDGLLPLFEGRILAFDTDAARHYADLAVAARKAGKGFPTPDGYIAAIATAHGFTIATRDASAFDAAGIPVIDPWMAQH; encoded by the coding sequence ATGATCGTTCTGGATACGAATGTCGTCTCCGAGGCGATGAAGCCGGAACCGGACCCCGCCGTGCGCGACTGGCTGGACGAGCAGGCTGCCGAAACCCTTTACATCTCCAGCGTCACCGTCGCGGAACTCCTGTTCGGCATCGGCGCGCTGCCGAATGGACGGCGCAAGCAGAAGCTCGCTGCCACGCTCGACGGGCTGCTGCCCCTGTTCGAGGGCAGAATCCTCGCCTTCGATACCGACGCCGCCCGCCACTATGCCGACCTTGCCGTTGCGGCCCGCAAGGCGGGCAAGGGCTTTCCCACGCCGGACGGCTATATCGCCGCCATCGCAACCGCCCACGGTTTCACGATTGCGACCCGTGATGCCAGCGCCTTCGACGCGGCAGGCATTCCGGTCATCGACCCTTGGATGGCACAGCACTGA
- a CDS encoding DUF2924 domain-containing protein — protein MSVKELKTEWERLLGSAAPNNSRAFLEARIAYRLQELTYGGPDHETRRMLDLLADEVEGVSRRKNQIADPRNPVAGTRLIREWNGVEHTITVLKDGFEWQGRKYKSLSGIAREITDVRWNGYRFFGLQVRSREI, from the coding sequence ATGTCGGTGAAAGAGCTGAAGACCGAATGGGAACGGCTCCTCGGTAGCGCCGCGCCGAACAACAGCCGCGCCTTTCTCGAGGCCCGCATCGCCTATCGTCTCCAGGAACTGACCTATGGCGGCCCTGATCACGAGACCCGCCGCATGCTGGACCTGCTTGCCGATGAGGTCGAGGGCGTCTCCCGCCGCAAGAACCAGATCGCGGATCCCCGCAATCCGGTGGCTGGCACGCGGCTGATCCGGGAATGGAACGGGGTCGAGCACACCATCACCGTGCTGAAGGACGGTTTTGAGTGGCAGGGCCGCAAATACAAATCGCTCTCCGGCATCGCGCGGGAAATCACCGACGTGCGCTGGAACGGCTATCGCTTCTTCGGGCTGCAGGTCCGATCGCGGGAGATTTGA
- a CDS encoding recombinase family protein — protein sequence MDMNIRPGRRLRCAIYTRKSSEEGLDMEFNSLDAQREACEAYIASQKSEGWVATRDRYDDGGFSGGNLDRPGLKQLLADIDDGLIDVVVVYKIDRLSRALMDFSKLVEVFDRNGVTFVSVTQSFNTTTSMGRLTLNILLSFAQFEREVIGERIRDKVAASRKRGIWMGGYVPLGYDVQDRKLVINEAEAASVRRIFERFVELGSATMLAKELRREEFRSKQGTLIDKGYLYRVLRNRVYRGEAVHKGKAYPGEHEAIVTDKVWDQVDAILQGNRHARSSNSRMQTPAPLKGLIFTDTGAAMTPTATKKRGKLYRYYVSMDVIKNRTTEDESGGELAPTRLPAGMVEDAIVTEVRRILQTPEVVTQVLAALKRDQVSEAEAIAALHDFNTLWAQLFPLEQARIIQLLVRRVTVTAAGLEVDIRREGVAGVIREMIAPRDMEVAE from the coding sequence ATGGACATGAACATACGCCCCGGCCGCCGCCTGCGCTGCGCCATCTACACTCGCAAGTCGAGCGAGGAAGGGCTCGACATGGAGTTCAACAGCCTCGACGCCCAGCGGGAGGCCTGCGAGGCCTATATCGCCAGCCAGAAGTCCGAAGGCTGGGTTGCTACCCGCGACCGCTATGACGACGGAGGATTCTCGGGCGGCAATCTGGACCGGCCGGGGCTGAAGCAGCTGCTGGCCGACATCGACGACGGGCTGATCGACGTGGTCGTGGTCTACAAGATCGACCGGCTCAGCCGCGCCCTGATGGATTTCTCGAAGCTGGTCGAGGTGTTCGACCGCAACGGCGTCACCTTCGTCTCGGTCACGCAGTCCTTCAACACGACCACATCGATGGGGCGGCTGACGCTGAACATCCTGCTCAGCTTCGCCCAGTTCGAGCGCGAGGTCATCGGCGAACGCATCCGCGACAAGGTCGCCGCCTCGCGCAAGCGCGGGATCTGGATGGGCGGCTATGTGCCGCTCGGCTACGATGTGCAGGACCGCAAGCTGGTGATCAACGAGGCTGAGGCCGCCTCGGTGCGTCGGATCTTCGAGCGCTTCGTCGAACTCGGCTCGGCCACGATGCTGGCGAAGGAACTGCGGCGCGAGGAGTTTCGCAGCAAGCAGGGCACGCTGATCGACAAGGGCTACCTCTATCGGGTGCTCCGCAATCGCGTCTATCGTGGCGAGGCCGTCCACAAGGGCAAGGCCTATCCGGGCGAGCACGAGGCCATCGTCACCGACAAGGTCTGGGATCAGGTCGATGCGATCCTGCAGGGCAACCGCCACGCGCGGTCCAGCAACAGCCGCATGCAGACGCCCGCGCCGCTGAAGGGGCTGATCTTCACCGATACCGGCGCGGCCATGACCCCGACCGCGACCAAGAAACGCGGCAAGCTCTACCGCTATTACGTGTCGATGGACGTGATCAAGAACCGCACGACGGAGGACGAGAGCGGCGGCGAACTTGCGCCGACCCGCCTGCCTGCGGGCATGGTCGAGGACGCCATCGTCACCGAGGTGCGGCGCATCCTGCAGACGCCCGAGGTGGTCACGCAGGTGCTGGCGGCGCTGAAGCGCGATCAGGTGTCCGAGGCCGAGGCCATCGCGGCGCTGCATGATTTCAACACCCTCTGGGCGCAGCTGTTTCCGCTCGAACAGGCGCGGATCATCCAGCTTCTGGTCCGGCGCGTCACCGTCACCGCCGCCGGGCTCGAGGTCGACATCCGGCGCGAAGGCGTCGCAGGCGTCATCCGCGAGATGATCGCCCCACGCGACATGGAGGTCGCCGAATGA